In Elephas maximus indicus isolate mEleMax1 chromosome 4, mEleMax1 primary haplotype, whole genome shotgun sequence, a genomic segment contains:
- the WBP2NL gene encoding postacrosomal sheath WW domain-binding protein isoform X3, with protein MAVNQNHTVNRHGAVIPYGESVLKQCKDVVLSFPHQPGESDLFRGTKKGTLFLTSFRVIFLTLHSVSNPMLSFMMPFNLIRDCTVEQPLFAPNYIKGTITAAPGGGWEGQATFKLSFRKGGAIEFSQLMTQAAAAVTPYPVNLR; from the exons ATGGCGGTGAATCAGAACCACACCGTGAACCGCCATGGGGCTGTCATCCCTTATGGTGAAAG TGTCTTGAAGCAGTGTAAGGATGTGGTGCTCTCCTTCCCACACCAACCAGGGGAATCTGATCTGTTTAGGGGTACAAAGAAGGGGACATTGTTTCTCACTTCATTCCGG GTGATCTTCCTGACTTTACACTCCGTCAGCAATCCCATGTTGTCTTTTATGATGCCATTTAATCTGATAAGGGACTGCACTGTCGAACAACCACTATTTGCCCCCAACTACATTAAAGGAACCATTACAGCAGCCCCAGGTG GTGGCTGGGAAGGACAGGCTACTTTTAAATTATCCTTCAGGAAAGGAGGTGCCATCGAATTTTCCCAGCTGATGACGCAAGCTGCCGCTGCTG